One Nicotiana tabacum cultivar K326 chromosome 23, ASM71507v2, whole genome shotgun sequence genomic window, CCAGCCAAGATTACAATGAAGGAGAATAAATAGATTAACTTAGCTTTAAACTGATAATACAATAAAAAtaacaattcaaaacaaataatAAGTTGCAATCACGTTATTAGTGAAGGCATAACCCAAGTTGGTGGGCAAATAAGACTTACTGACAATCCAGGATAAAATGATTCAATTTTTCCATCTTCTATATTGTAAGCCCCCATATCTCTTCCAGCCCCTCCTTCCTCGTTTCTACCATATTCCAACCAATCATCAGTAAAATATATTTGATTAGGTTTGATTTCTGAAAACTTAGAAGAGTCAACGCAACTTGCTCCATTGCGGCCCAAAAATATTGATGAATCTCCCAAGGTTTTAAGATCCTCCTCCTTGAATTTACCTTTGGTTATATCTAGTTCAGAGATCTTAAATTTAAAGCTCTTAAATGTACTATTTGGATCCTCACCTATGCTCTTGATTGCATATCGAGTAACAAGTAATAGTGCACCAGATAACTCAACTAGGTAGAACTGAACTGAAGGCAGTTTAAACATATCATCTTCCAGCTCAGCAAGCAAGCGTGTCTGTACACTTGGTTGAGTAATGCTAGGCCCTGCAATATCATAAGCCCATACTTCGCCACAGTAACTCACAGAATAAAATTGGCCCTTACAAAAAATCATAATGTAGACTCCACCATCAGTAACAACATCAATCTCCGTCCAATTAAGATCTCGGGGTCGCCAAAAAGCCAAACAAGAACCTCCTCCATAATAGTGCACCAACAACGTATAATCTGATGTAAGAGATGGATTTGCAGATAAGATAGCTTTGTCTATGCAGTGCCAACGCTTTCCTTCACGTGCTCTTTCGAGATAATCGAGACCATGAAAAGACAGTAAATCTTTTCGGGAGGGAAGCTGTATTTTGATTCGAGAGAAAGGATGCAACAAGTTCATCTCCCCCGTATTATTTGCCACGGTGCAAAGCCATCCCACGGATGGTAAACACTCTCGTCCTCCAGCTTCCGGGAGAAATATGCGTGAAACTTTCTTCTTGGAAAGAGAGTAAAATTCTCGATAATCGTCATCTTTGGCACCCAACATAAGCAATGGAACTTGGAGCGAAAGCACATCAAAATTTTGCTTTGAAGCAGCAGTTCGCCATGAGGTACAAACGGCACCAAAAGCAATGAAATCTTCAATCACTTTAACACGCTTTGCAATATCAGTAATCAGATCGATGGGCAACTCTGCCCAGTTCGCCATAGTGTTGAGGATGTGAGGCTTCTCTATTTCTAGGGCAAGAAAAAAGAACCACTTCCATAGCAAGACAAAAAGAACCTAAGGACATATATATAGGCGTGCAAGTAAATTCCTATATTGACATGGACTTTGAATATCAATGACAAGCCCAAATTTTTTCTCATTTAGGAACTAGGAATTGGACTGGGCATGCAAGTAAATTCCTATATTGACAAGGATTTTGCTTATGACAAGACCAAAAAATTCGGAACTAGTTGGATTTGGACTCGTACAGTGTAGGATAAAGTTCACGATTAGCCATTTTTAGAGTATGTATTGAAACAATAGCCCCAAGTTCAAAAGTGTTGCAAATTAACTATTTTTAACacgaaaataaaatttaaacaaaaataccCGTAAAAATAATACAGACCAACTTTTTCTGCATTTTCTAAAAATCGCATCAATAATCCTCCACTCTTTACATGGGCGGGTTATATCCCTTGGAAAGAAGAGATAAACAAATATACAAAGTAAAACTTACCAACCCAGATTCGTATCATCGCCCGTTCGTCGCCGTCGATTATTCCGGTGAAGCTTCCCAATCTTCGGCAACTAGAACCGCCGATGATAACCAACAACTGCTTCAATTTTTATACCTAGGtttgttgattattttgattCAGATACGTTAATACATGTTTGTTGAGGATTTGGTATTTGAAGGTAAGAATATTTGGGGGCTTTAGAATTATCACGACTTATTAATTATTTAACCTTAAAACATTTTTCCAATCTTCGGCACCCTTGCTCACCCACCCCACACCTTCATACCCACCCACCTAATCCCATCCCATACCTACCCACCCCATCCTCTCTCTCAAAAagctttttctttcaaattttatatttttttccgtCACCACGCACCCTACACCccgaaaaaataaattttttttttttttgtaattttaaatttctattttttcatttttctgcaccCCACGCCTCATTGCCCCACCCCGTACAAAAAAAgggtttttcttttacttttttttgtaattttcaaatttgtttttttttttccatcCCCCCACCCCCTCCCCTCTCCTccctccccccacccccaccccactgCCCCTCACCCctcaaaaaaaagttttttttttactttttttttaatttcaattttctagtgtttggttttTCTGTACCTCCCCCcgggattttttttatatatatattttcagttttaattttttcatctttCGATTTACacgttcaaaattttacaagttccaaagttatgagttcggaggcTTATGTGTTTGAAAGTTTAcgagtttagaaattataaagttaaTGGGTTCGAAATTTCGCGGTTTCGAAAGTTTAGATGTtcggaagtttatgaaatttgtgggttcgaaaggttgttggttcgaaagtttatgacttcatgtttattgtatctaaattatttatgaatactcttgataagttattttccttaatttgtgtaccaaacaccgaaaaatgaataagattactacttgttttccaagaaaatattttcttgaaaaatattttccacaattttccattataccaaacacaccctaaatttaagcttatagcttgtttggccaagcttctcagcatgccaaaagtattttttttttcttcaaaaaagtgcttttttccctcaatttgaggtgttttgCCAAAc contains:
- the LOC107830704 gene encoding F-box protein At2g26160-like isoform X1; the encoded protein is MIRIWVEIEKPHILNTMANWAELPIDLITDIAKRVKVIEDFIAFGAVCTSWRTAASKQNFDVLSLQVPLLMLGAKDDDYREFYSLSKKKVSRIFLPEAGGRECLPSVGWLCTVANNTGEMNLLHPFSRIKIQLPSRKDLLSFHGLDYLERAREGKRWHCIDKAILSANPSLTSDYTLLVHYYGGGSCLAFWRPRDLNWTEIDVVTDGGVYIMIFCKGQFYSVSYCGEVWAYDIAGPSITQPSVQTRLLAELEDDMFKLPSVQFYLVELSGALLLVTRYAIKSIGEDPNSTFKSFKFKISELDITKGKFKEEDLKTLGDSSIFLGRNGASCVDSSKFSEIKPNQIYFTDDWLEYGRNEEGGAGRDMGAYNIEDGKIESFYPGLSVSLICPPTWVMPSLIT
- the LOC107830704 gene encoding F-box protein At2g17036-like isoform X2; the encoded protein is MIRIWVEIEKPHILNTMANWAELPIDLITDIAKRVKVIEDFIAFGAVCTSWRTAASKQNFDVLSLQVPLLMLGAKDDDYREFYSLSKKKVSRIFLPEAGGRECLPSVGWLCTVANNTGEMNLLHPFSRIKIQLPSRKDLLSFHGLDYLERAREGKRWHCIDKAILSANPSLTSDYTLLVHYYGGGSCLAFWRPRDLNWTEIDVVTDGGVYIMIFCKGQFYSVSYCGEVWAYDIAGPSITQPSVQTRLLAELEDDMFKLPSVQFYLVELSGALLLVTRYAIKSIETRKEGLEEIWGLTI